The Halichoerus grypus chromosome 15, mHalGry1.hap1.1, whole genome shotgun sequence genome includes a window with the following:
- the ANKRD11 gene encoding ankyrin repeat domain-containing protein 11 isoform X1, translated as MPKGGCSRTPQHEDFSLSNDMVEKQTGKKDKDKVSLTKTPKLDRSDGGKEVRERATKRKLPFTVGANGEQKDSDTEKQGPERKRIKKEPVTRKAGLLFGMGLSGIRAGYPLSERQQVALLMQMTAEESANSPVDTTPKHPSQSTVCQKGTPNSASKTKDKVNKRNERGETRLHRAAIRGDARRIKELIGEGADVNVKDFAGWTALHEACNRGYYDVAKQLLAAGAEVNTKGLDDDTPLHDAANNGHYKVVKLLLRYGGNPQQSNRKGETPLKVANSPTMVNLLLGKGTYTSSEESSTAESSEEEDAPSFAPSSSVDGNNTDSEFEKGLKHKAKNPEPQKTVTPVKDEYEFDEDDEQDRVPPVDDKHLLKKDYRKETKSNSFISIPKMEVKSYTKNNTIAPKKAAHRILSDTSDEEDVGVTVGTGEKLRLSAHAILPSNKTREPSSSKQQKEKKVKKKRKKETKGKEVRFGKRNDKFCSSESDSESSESGEDDGDSVGSSGCLKESPLVLKDPSLFSSLSASSTSSHGSSAAQKQNPSHSDPHAKHWRTDNWKTISSPAWSEVSSLSDSTRTRLTSESDCSSEGSSVESLKPVRKKQEHRKRGSLQSALSEKKSSFHGSVDGAIPKLDKEGKVVKKHKTKHKHKNKEKGLCSVGQELKLKSFTYEYEDSKQRSEKAILLDNDVSSENKLKALKHDRDHFKKDERLGKMKSEDKEWLFKEEVVKVSKDEKSLKRIKDMSRSFREEKDRLNKAEKEKLVKEKSPKEEKLRLYKEERKKKSKDRPSKLEKKNDFKEDRLSKEKEKTFKEEKEKLKKEKVYKEDSSAFDEYCNKSQFLENEDTKFSLSDDQQDRWFSDLSDSSFDFKGDDSWDSPVTDYRDVKSDPVARLILETVKEDSKDKKRENKGREKRDYGDKRNDRDAFFRKKDRDCLDKSCERRKEQMEKHKGVPTCLPEKDKKRRESAEGGRDRKDPLEGTKERKDGRAKPEEAYREELKELGGEASFKDRPDCDFGKGLEPWERLHPAREKEKKEKVKLEKYKDKSSDKDKSEKSILEKCQKDKEFDKCFKEKKDSKEKHKDTHSKDKERKASLDQVKEKREKTFPGLLSEDFPEKKDEKKGKEKSWYIADIFTDESEDEKDEYAASGLRLGEAGDPPRVDGPPDPDRHRKHSADRQHSEKQKDRELREKKKEKGALEGGKDKKEKVLEKHKDKKDKDSAEKYKDRKDRMSVDSTQEKKNKQKPPEKVERKPPAEDKAKSRHRDRPDREHCRDRKASRSTEAEKSLLEKLEEEALHAYREDSNDKASEVSSDSFTDRGQEPGLSALLEVSFTEPPEEKVKEKERHRHSSSSSKKSHDRERIKKDKSEKREKSDDYKDSGGRKDPSQYDKDFSDADAYGIPYGTKADVEDGLDKAIELFSTEKKDKNDSEREPSKKVEKELKPYGSSTASALKERRRREKHREKWRDDRDKHRDRHGDGLLRHHKDEQRPAARDKDNPPNPLRDKSREESLKLSETKLKEKFKENPEKEKGDPAKVSNGNEKLPVSRDVGKRDARPREKLLGDGDLMMTSFERMLSQKDLEVEERHKRHKERMKQMEKMRHRSGDPKLKERMKPAEDARKKSLDAPPKKPLALDPALKDRKLKESAPAPPAAENKPHPGPAVDARDWLAGPHMKEVLPASPRPDQGRPTGVPTPASVVSCPSYEEAMHTPRTPSCSADEYSDLIFDCADPQPVSSTSARACSPSFFDRFSVAAGGVCETASQTPTRPLCTSLYRSVSVDIRRTPEEEFSPGDKLFRQQSVPTASTYDSPGQHLEDKAPGPPGPAEKFACLSPGYYSPDYGIPSPKADALHCPPAAAVNTTPSPEGAFPGLQAKSPPPHRDELLAPSMEGALPPDLGIPLDATEDQQATAAIIPPEPSYLEPLDEGPFSTVITEEPVEWAHPAASDQGLSCSLIGGAPENPVSWPVGPDLLLKSPQRLPESPQHFCPSEAVHPAAPGPFGATEPPYPGSPDSYPLSATEPGLEGAKGDVGEAVPASVSAPEEPAAFAPASRLEPFFSNCKPLPEAAPDTAPEPACLTTVAQVEALGPMESNFLENGHDLSALGQVEPVPWPDGFPSAEDDLDLGPFSLPDLPPLQAKDVSDVETEPIEEPALIPPEETPAGPPVVLNGGDGPATAAEDQPLRPPDQVAPRLAAEPEPPEEPQPDATVEAAVEAGAVLEGRVPEDSDSSLGPAPAPPEQQPPGSGEEAAEGQDAPAASHSVPDAPVDGSAVADGAGPLDSAGLEGPLGSIQPEVMEPEPKPAAEAPKAPKVEEIPQRMTRNRAQMLANQNKQSSPPSEKEPAPAPAPRAKGRCCEEDDPQAQHPRKRRFQRSSQQLQQQMNTSTQQTREVIQQTLAAIVDAIKLDDIEPYHSDRSNPYFEYLQIRKKIEEKRKILCYITPQAPQCYAEYVTYTGSYLLDGKPLSKLHIPVIAPPPSLAEPLKELFKQQETVRGKLRLQHSIEREKLIVSCEQEILRVHCRAARTIANQAVPFSACTMLLDSEVYNMPLESQGDENKSVRDRFNARQFISWLQDVDDKYDRMKTCLLMRQQHEAAALNAVQRMEWQLKVQELDPAGHKSLCVNEVPSFYVPMVDVNDDFVLLPA; from the exons AGAAGCAGGGTCCTGAGCGGAAGAGGATTAAGAAGGAGCCTGTCACCCGGAAGGCCGGACTGCTGTTTGGCATGGGGCTGTCTGGGATCCGAGCCGGCTACCCCCTCTCCGAGCGCCAGCAGGTGGCTCTCCTCATGCAGATGACTGCCGAGGAGTCTGCCAATAGCCCAG TAGACACAACACCAAAGCACCCCTCCCAGTCGACAGTGTGTCAGAAGGGGACACCTAACTCTGCCtcaaaaaccaaagacaaagtgAACAAGCGAAACGAGCGCGGAGAGACCCGCCTGCATCGTGCGGCCATCCGCGGGGACGCCCGGCGCATCAAGGAGCTCATCGGCGAGGGCGCGGACGTCAACGTCAAGGACTTCGCAG GCTGGACAGCGCTGCACGAGGCGTGTAACCGTGGCTACTACGACGTCGCCAAGCAGCTGCTGGCCGCGGGCGCGGAGGTGAACACCAAGGGCCTGGATGACGACACCCCCCTGCACGACGCTGCCAACAATGGGCACTACAAG GTGGTGAAGCTGTTGTTACGGTATGGAGGGAACCCTCAGCAAAGCAACAGAAAAGGCGAGACGCCCCTAAAGGTGGCCAACTCCCCGACCATGGTGAATCTCCTGTTGGGCAAGGGGACCTACACATCCAGCGAGGAGAGCTCGACCG CAGAGAGCTCAGAGGAGGAAGACGCCCCGTCGTTCGCACCTTCTAGCTCAGTTGACGGCAATAACACAGACTCTGAATTTGAGAAAGGCCTAAAGCACAAGGCTAAGAATCCAGAGCCCCAGAAAACTGTGACCCCTGTCAAGGATGAATACGAGTTTGACGAGGATGACGAGCAGGACAGAGTCCCTCCAGTGGACGACAAACACTTACTGAAAAAGGATTACAGAAAAGAAACTAAAtcaaacagttttatttctatacccaaaatggaagtgaaaagttACACTAAAAACAACACAATTGCACCAAAGAAAGCGGCTCATCGAATCTTGTCAGACACGTCGGACGAGGAGGACGTTGGTGTCACTGTGGGGACAGGAGAGAAGCTGAGACTCTCGGCACATGCAATATTGCCCAGTAACAAAACACGGGAACCTTCCAGTTCCaagcagcagaaggaaaaaaaagtgaaaaagaagcgaaagaaagaaacaaaaggcaaagaAGTGCGATTTGGAAAGAGGAACGACAAGTTCTGCTCATCGGAGTCGGACAGTGAGTCCTCAGAGAGTGGCGAGGACGATGGGGACTCGGTGGGGAGCTCCGGCTGCCTCAAGGAGTCCCCGCTGGTGCTGAAGGACCCCTCCCTGTTCAGCTCTCTGTCTGCCTCCTCCACCTCGTCCCACGGGAGCTCTGCTGCCCAGAAGCAGAACCCCAGCCACTCAGACCCGCACGCCAAGCACTGGCGGACAGACAATTGGAAAACCATTTCTTCTCCTGCCTGGTCAGAGGTTAGCTCTCTGTCAGACTCCACAAGGACGAGACTGACGAGTGAGTCTGATTGCTCCTCTGAGGGCTCCAGCGTGGAGTCGCTGAAGCCCGTGAGGAAGAAGCAAGAGCACAGGAAGAGGGGCAGCCTGCAGAGCGCCCTGTCCGAGAAGAAGAGCTCTTTCCATGGCAGTGTGGATGGGGCCATTCCCAAGCTGGACAAGGAGGGGAAGGTCGTCAAGAAACACAAAAcgaaacacaaacacaaaaacaaggagaaagggCTGTGTTCAGTCGGTCAGGAACTCAAGCTGAAAAGCTTCACCTATGAGTACGAGGACTCCAAGCAGAGGTCCGAGAAGGCCATACTTCTGGACAACGATGTATCCAGCGAAAACAAGTTGAAGGCCTTGAAGCACGACAGGGACCACTTCAAGAAGGACGAGAGACTTGGCAAAATGAAGTCAGAGGACAAGGAATGGCTCTTTAAAGAGGAGGTGGTCAAAGTTTCCAAGGATGAAAAATCCCTGAAGAGAATCAAAGACATGAGCAGGTCTTTCCGAGAAGAAAAGGACCGtttaaataaagcagaaaaggagaaattagtGAAGGAAAAGTCTCCTAAAGAGGAAAAACTGAGACTAtacaaagaggaaaggaagaaaaagtccaAAGACAGGCCCtcaaaattagagaaaaagaatgacTTTAAAGAGGACAGActttcaaaggagaaagaaaagactttcaaagaagagaaagaaaaactcaaaaaagaaaaggtttataAGGAAGACTCGTCCGCTTTTGATGAATACTGTAACAAGAGTCAGTTTCTGGAGAACGAAGACACCAAGTTCAGCCTTTCTGACGACCAGCAGGACAGGTGGTTTTCCGACCTGTCCGACTCGTCCTTTGATTTCAAAGGGGACGACAGCTGGGATTCTCCAGTGACGGACTACAGGGACGTGAAGAGTGACCCTGTGGCCAGACTGATCCTGGAGACAGTGAAAGAGGACAGCAAGGACAAGAAGCGGGAAAACAAGGGCCGCGAGAAGCGAGACTATGGGGACAAGCGGAACGACAGGGACGCTTTCTTCAGGAAGAAGGACAGGGACTGTCTGGACAAGAGCTGcgagaggaggaaggagcagatggagaagcaCAAAGGCGTCCCCACCTGCCTTCCTGAGAAGGACAAAAAGAGGAGGGAGTCTGCCGAGGGCGGGCGGGACCGGAAGGACCCCCTCGAGGGCACCAAGGAGCGCAAGGACGGCAGGGCCAAGCCCGAGGAGGCGTACCGGGAGGAGCTGAAGGAGCTGGGCGGCGAGGCCAGCTTCAAGGACAGGCCCGACTGCGACTTCGGGAAGGGCCTGGAGCCCTGGGAGAGGCTCCACCCcgccagagagaaggagaagaaggagaaagtgaaattagagaaatataaagaCAAGTCCAGTGACAAAGATAAAAGCGAAAAATCCATCCTTGAGAAGTGTCAGAAGGACAAGGAATTTGACaaatgttttaaagagaaaaaagatagcAAGGAGAAGCATAAAGATACACACAGCAAAGACAAGGAGAGGAAAGCGTCTCTCGACCAAGttaaggaaaagagggagaagactTTCCCTGGGCTTCTCTCCGAGGACTTCCCTGAGAAGAAGGAcgagaagaagggaaaggagaagagcTGGTACATCGCAGACATCTTCACCGACGAGAGCGAGGATGAGAAAGACGAGTACGCGGCCAGCGGGCTCAGACTCGGGGAGGCCGGGGACCCGCCCCGGGTGGACGGCCCCCCAGACCCTGACCGGCACCGGAAGCACTCCGCCGACCGGCAGCactcagagaagcagaaagaCCGGGAGCTccgagaaaagaaaaaggagaagggagcCCTAGAAGGGGgcaaagacaagaaagagaaagtccTCGAGAAGCACAAAGACAAGAAGGATAAAGACTCCGCAGAAAAGTACAAGGACAGGAAAGACCGGATGTCCGTCGACTccactcaggaaaagaaaaacaaacagaagcccCCAGAGAAGGTGGAGAGGAAGCCCCCTGCCGAGGACAAGGCCAAGAGCAGGCACCGGGACAGGCCAGACAGGGAGCACTGCCGAGACAGGAAGGCATCGAGGAGCACGGAGGCCGAGAAGAGCCTGctggagaagctggaggaggaggccCTGCACGCGTACAGGGAGGACTCCAACGACAAGGCCAGCGAGGTGTCCTCGGACAGCTTCACGGACCGCGGGCAGGAGCCGGGCCTCAGTGCCCTCCTGGAGGTGTCCTTCACAGAGCCCCCCGAGGAGAAGGtcaaggagaaagagaggcaCAGACACTCTTCGTCCTCGTCCAAGAAAAGCCACGATCGAGAGAGAATCAAGAAAGACAAGTccgagaaaagagagaagagcgATGATTACAAGGACTCTGGCGGCAGGAAGGACCCCAGCCAGTACGACAAAGACTTCTCGGATGCCGACGCTTATGGGATCCCTTACGGCACGAAAGCCGACGTGGAGGACGGGTTAGATAAAGCCATCGAGCTCTTCTCCACTGAGAAGAAAGATAAGAACGATTCTGAAAGAGAACCCTCCAAGAAAGTAGAGAAGGAGCTGAAGCCCTACGGGTCCAGCACCGCCAGCGCCCtcaaggagaggaggaggagggagaagcaccGGGAGAAGTGGAGGGACGACAGGGACAAGCACCGTGACAGGCACGGGGACGGGCTCCTGCGGCACCACAAGGACGAGCAGAGGCCTGCGGCCAGAGACAAGGACAACCCTCCGAACCCGCTCAGAGACAAGTCCAGGGAGGAGAGCCTGAAACTCAGCGAGACCAAACTGAAGGAGAAGTTCAAGGAAaacccagagaaagagaagggtgACCCGGCAAAGGTCAGCAACGGAAACGAGAAGCTGCCGGTGTCCAGAGACGTGGGCAAGAGAGACGCGCGGCCCAGAGAGAAGCTTCTGGGCGACGGTGACCTGATGATGACCAGCTTCGAGCGCATGCTGTCCCAGAAGGACCTGGAGGTCGAGGAGCGGCACAAGAGACACAAGGAGAGGATGAAGCAGATGGAGAAGATGCGGCACAGGTCCGGGGACCCGAAGCTCAAGGAGAGGATGAAGCCCGCCGAGGACGCGCGCAAGAAGAGTCTGGACGCCCCTCCCAAGAAGCCGCTGGCGCTGGACCCTGCCCTGAAGGACAGGAAGCTCAAGGAGTCTGCTCCTGCTCCGCCCGCCGCCGAGAACAAGCCCCACCCGGGACCAGCTGTGGACGCGAGGGACTGGTTGGCGGGACCGCACATGAAAGAGGTCCTGCCCGCTTCTCCCAGGCCTGACCAGGGCCGGCCCACCGGGGTCCCCACGCCCGCGTCCGTGGTGTCATGCCCCAGCTACGAGGAGGCCATGCACACGCCCAGGACACCGTCCTGCAGCGCCGACGAGTACTCCGACCTCATTTTCGACTGTGCAGACCCCCAGCCCGTGTCCAGCACGTCCGCCCGCgcctgctccccctccttcttcGACAGGTTCTCTGTAGCGGCGGGTGGGGTTTGTGAGACCGCGAGCCAGACGCCTACGAGGCCGTTGTGCACAAGCCTTTACCGCTCGGTCTCCGTCGATATCAGGAGGACCCCCGAGGAAGAATTCAGCCCTGGGGACAAGCTGTTCAGACAGCAGAGTGTCCCCACCGCGTCCACTTACGACTCACCGGGGCAGCACCTGGAGGACAAGGCCCCTGGGCCCCCAGGTCCTGCCGAGAAGTTTGCCTGCTTGTCTCCGGGGTATTATTCCCCAGACTATGgcatcccctcccccaaagcGGACGCTCTGCACTGCCCGCCTGCGGCCGCGGTCaacaccaccccctccccagagggTGCCTTCCCTGGTTTACAAGCGAAGTCCCCCCCTCCACACAGAGATGAGCTGTTGGCCCCATCCATGGAGGGAGCCCTTCCGCCTGACTTGGGCATCCCCCTGGATGCCACGGAGGACCAGCAGGCCACTGCCGCCATCATCCCCCCGGAGCCCAGCTACCTGGAACCACTGGACGAGGGGCCCTTCAGCACGGTCATCACGGAGGAGCCCGTTGAGTGGGCGCACCCGGCAGCCTCAGACCAGGGCCTCTCCTGCAGCCTGATCGGGGGCGCCCCTGAGAACCCCGTCAGCTGGCCTGTGGGGCCGGACCTCCTGCTTAAGTCCCCACAGCGACTCCCAGAGTCCCCGCAGCATTTCTGCCCCAGTGAGGCTGTCCACCCTGCTGCGCCGGGGCCCTTTGGGGCCACAGAGCCCCCttacccaggctcccctgactCGTACCCTCTGTCGGCCACCGAGCCTGGACTTGAGGGCGCCAAAGGTGACGTGGGGGAGGCGGTCCCGGCCTctgtctccgccccagaggagccagcCGCCTTTGCCCCTGCCTCCAGGCTGGAGCCATTCTTCTCCAACTGCAAGCCGCTGCCGGAAGCAGCCCCCGACACGGCCCCGGAGCCTGCGTGTTTGACCACCGTGGCTCAGGTGGAGGCTCTGGGGCCCATGGAAAGTAACTTCCTGGAAAACGGGCATGACCTGTCGGCCCTCGGCCAGGTGGAGCCGGTGCCCTGGCCCGACGGCTTCCCCAGCGCCGAGGACGACTTAGATCTCGGGCCCTTTTCCTTGCCAGACCTTCCCCCTCTTCAAGCGAAAGACGTTTCCGACGTCGAAACAGAACCTATAGAAGAGCCTGCCCTCATTCCTCCGGAAGAGACCCCAGCGGGGCCCCCTGTGGTCCTGAATGGCGGGGATGGCCCTGCCACGGCCGCCGAGGACCAGCCCCTGCGGCCTCCTGACCAGGTGGCCCCCCGGCTTGCCGCAGAGCCCGAGCCCCCGGAGGAGCCCCAGCCAGATGCCACGGTGGAAGCCGCGGTAGAAGCAGGGGCCGTGTTGGAGGGGAGGGTCCCTGAGGACTCCGACTCCAGCCTGGGGCCCGCGCCGGCACCCCCCGAGCAGCAACCACCAGGGAGTGGAGAGGAGGCGGCCGAGGGCCAAGATGCGCCGGCCGCATCCCACAGCGTGCCCGACGCCCCCGTGGACGGCTCGGCCGTGGCGGATGGGGCCGGCCCACTCGACAGTGCCGGTCTCGAGGGGCCGCTGGGCAGCATCCAGCCCGAAGTGATGGAACCAGAACCCAAACCCGCGGCCGAAGCCCCCAAGGCCCCCAAAGTGGAGGAGATCCCCCAGCGCATGACCAGGAACCGGGCCCAGATGCTGGCCAACCAGAACAAGCAGAGCTCGCCCCCCTCGGAGAAGGAGCCCGCGCCCGCACCCGCCCCCCGAGCAAAGGGCCGCTGCTGTGAGGAGGACGACCCCCAGGCCCAGCACCCACGCAAGCGCCGCTTCCAGCGCTCCagccagcagctgcagcagcagaTGAACACGTCCACACAGCAGACGCGGGAAGTGATCCAGCAGACGCTGGCCGCCATCGTGGACGCCATCAAGCTGGACGACATCGAGCCCTACCACAGCGACAGGTCCAACCCGTACTTCGAATACTTGCAGATCAGGAAGAAGATCGAGGAGAAGCGCAAGATCCTCTGCTACATCACCCCTCAGGCACCCCAGTGCTACGCCGAGTACGTCACCTACACGGGCTCCTACCTCCTGGACGGCAAGCCGCTCAGCAAGCTGCACATCCCCGTG ATtgcgccccctccctccctggcggAGCCCTTGAAGGAGTTGTTCAAGCAGCAGGAGACGGTGCGGGGCAAGCTGCGTCTGCAACACAGCATCGAGCGG gaaaaGCTCATCGTCTCCTGCGAGCAGGAGATCCTGCGGGTTCACTGCCGGGCGGCGAGGACCATTGCGAACCAGGCGGTGCCGTTCAGTGCCTGCACCATGCTGCTGGACTCGGAGGTCTACAACATGCCCTTGGAAAGTCAG GGGGATGAGAACAAGTCCGTGCGCGACCGGTTCAATGCCCGCCAGTTCATCTCCTGGCTCCAGGACGTGGATGACAAGTATGACCGCATGAAG ACATGTCTCCTGATGCGGCAACAGCACGAGGCCGCAGCTCTCAACGCCGTGCAGAGGATGGAGTGGCAGCTGAAGGTCCAGGAGCTGGACCCCGCCGGGCACAAGTCCTTGTGTGTCAACGAGGTGCCCTCCTTCTACGTGCCCATGGTCGATGTCAACGACGACTTCGTGCTTCTGCCAGCCTGA